Proteins encoded together in one Vitis vinifera cultivar Pinot Noir 40024 chromosome 4, ASM3070453v1 window:
- the LOC100259475 gene encoding trafficking protein particle complex II-specific subunit 120 homolog isoform X1 — protein sequence MEPDVSIETSSMIRVAVIPVGPVPPNHLRDYSAMLLRHCTISLSTISSFYTEHQKSPFSNQPWDSGSLRFKFMLGGSPSSPWEDFQSNRKILAVIGLCHCPSSPDLDAVVDQFAAACKGYPSALVQRCFGFCPGDSQLEDGSKREGNLILFPPSDRQTQEFHMNTMVQDIAASLLMEFEKWVLQAESAGTILKTPLDSQASLSSEEVIKAKKRRLGRAQKTIGDYCLLAGSPVDANAHYSTALELARLTGDYFWYAGALEGSVCALLIDRMGQKDPILEGEVKYRYNDVISYYRKSFIQDNAQRVSPLSFELEATLKLARFLCRRELAKEVVELLTAAADGAKSLIDASDRLILYVEIARLFGTLGYHRKAAFFSRQVAQLYLQQENGLAAISAMQVLAMTTKAYRVQSRASDSKHSLPSVSTLEIGPSYADGGKMHHHSVVSLFESQWSTLQMVVLREILMSSVRAGDPLAAWSAAARLLRCYYPLITPAGQNGLATALKNSSERLPSGTRCADPALPFIRLHSFPLQPSQMDIVKRNPAREDWWAGSAPSGPFIYTPFSKGEPNDTSKQELIWIVGEPVQVLVELANPCGFDLMVESIYLSVHSGNFDAFPIRVNLPPNSSKVITLSGIPTSVGHVTIPGCTVHCFGVITEHLFKDVDNLLHGAAQGLVLSDPFRCCGSAKLRNVSVPQISVVPPLPLLVSRIVGGVGAVILYEGEIRDVWISLANAGTVPVEQAHISLSGKNQDAVISVAYETLKSVLPLKPGAEVTLPVTLKAWQLGLVDPDNAAGKSASGSTGRQSKDGISPILLIHYTGPLTNPGEPPENGSSVPPGRRLVVPLHICVLQGLSLVKARLLSMEIPAHIGENLPKPVRLDNGSTEEVTISESKADGLVKIDPFRGSWGLRFLELELSNPTDVVFEISVSVQLENSSDVDNPSVDQDAAELGYPKTRIDRDYSARVLIPLEHFKLPVLDGSFFVKDSQADGTSSGRTLSFSDKTSKAELNASIKNLISRIKLRWQSGRNSSGELNIKDAIQAALQTSVMDILLPDPLTFGFKLSKNGAGHAAKLDSPKESNVQVPSTSKGSVLAHDMTPMEVLVRNNTMEMIKMRFSIRCRDVAGANCVEGDKATVLWAGVLSGVTMEVPPLQEVKHSFSLYFLVPGEYTLVAAAVIDDPNDILRARARSVSSNEPIFCRGPPFHVRVIGTA from the exons ATGGAGCCGGATGTCAGCATCGAGACCAGCTCCATGATCCGCGTGGCTGTCATCCCCGTTGGGCCCGTTCCTCCTAACCACCTTCGGGACTACTCCGCCATGCTCCTCCGTCACTGCACCATTTCACTCTCCACCATCAGTTCCTTCTACACAGAGCACCAGAAGAGCCCCTTCTCCAATCAGCCTTGGGACTCCGGCAGCCTTCGCTTCAAGTTCATGCTTGGCGGCTCACCGTCCAGTCCCTGGGAGGATTTCCAGTCCAATCGCAAAATTCTCGCTGTCATCGGCCTCTGTCACTGCCCCTCCTCTCCCGATCTTGACGCCGTTGTTGATCAGTTCGCCGCCGCCTGTAAGGGTTACCCCTCCGCGCTGGTCCAGCGCTGCTTCGGGTTTTGCCCCGGTGACTCTCAG CTAGAGGATGGCAGTAAGAGAGAGGGTAATTTAATACTGTTTCCTCCTTCTGATCGGCAAACTCAGGAGTTCCACATGAACACAATGGTTCAAGATATCGCTGCTTCATTGTTGATGGAATTTGAAAAATGGGTTCTTCAGGCAGAGTCTGCTGGAACGATTCTGAAGACACCTTTAGATTCTCAAGCCAGTCTCAGCTCAGAGGAG GTAATCAAGGCTAAAAAACGAAGGCTTGGCCGTGCACAGAAGACTATAGGTGACTATTGTTTATTGGCTGGATCACCTGTTGATGCCAATGCCCATTATTCTACTGCATTAGAGCTTGCTCGGTTGACAGGGGATTATTTCTGGTATGCTGGAGCCCTGGAGGGTAGTGTTTGTGCTCTACTG ATAGACCGAATGGGCCAAAAGGATCCAATTTTGGAGGGGGAGGTCAAATATCGGTACAATGATGTTATCTCGTATTATAGAAAGTCTTTTATACAAGACAATGCTCAGAG AGTTTCACCCTTGAGCTTTGAACTTGAGGCTACTTTGAAATTGGCAAGGTTTCTTTGCAG ACGTGAGTTGGCTAAGGAGGTAGTAGAATTGTTGACAGCTGCTGCTGATGGTGCAAAATCTTTGATTGATGCCAGCGATCGGCTCATATTATATGTTGAAATAGCCCGTTTATTTGGTACCCTTGGCTATCACCGGAAAGCTGCCTTTTTCTCAAGGCAGGTAGCTCAGTTGTATTTACAACAGGAAAATGGATTGGCTGCTATCAGTGCCATGCAAGTCTTGGCAATGACCACAAAAGCTTATCGTGTTCAAAGTAGAGCATCTGATTCAAAACATTCTCTTCCCTCTGTGAGTACACTA GAAATTGGACCAAGTTATGCTGATGGTGGGAAAATGCATCACCACTCAGTAGTCTCATTATTTGAGTCTCAATGGAGCACCCTGCAGATGGTCGTTCTAAGAGAGATACTAATGTCTTCTGTGCGTGCTGGAGATCCTCTTGCTGCATGGAGTGCAGCAGCTCGCCTACTTAGATGTTATTACCCTCTAATTACACCTGCTGGTCAAAATGGCCTTGCTACTGCACTTAAAAATTCATCAGAGAGGCTGCCTTCAGGAACCCGGTGTGCTGATCCTGCCTTACCTTTTATAAG GCTGCATTCTTTTCCTCTCCAGCCCTCACAAATGGACATTGTAAAACGCAATCCAGCAAGAGAAGATTGGTGGGCTGGATCTGCTCCTTCCGGGCCTTTTATTTATACACCATTCAGCAAAGGAGAGCCAAATGATACCAGTAAGCAGGAGCTGATTTGGATTGTTGGAGAACCAGTCCAGGTGCTGGTTGAGTTGGCAAATCCTTGTGGATTTGACTTGATGGTTGAGAGTATATATCTCTCAGTGCATTCAGGAAATTTTGATGCTTTTCCCATTAGGGTTAATCTCCCACCTAATTCATCAAAAGTGATCACCTTATCAGGCATTCCAACTTCTGTGGGACACGTGACAATTCCTGGGTGCACTGTTCATTGTTTTGGTGTCATTACTGAACACCTTTTCAAGGATGTTGACAATCTGCTTCATGGAGCTGCACAAGGACTTGTGCTTTCTGATCCTTTCCGTTGCTGTGGGTCAGCAAAGTTAAGAAATGTATCTGTTCCACAGATTTCTGTAGTGCCCCCATTGCCATTGCTTGTGTCACGCATTGTAGGTGGTGTTGGTGCTGTTATTTTATATGAAGGTGAAATTCGTGATGTATGGATAAGTCTAGCTAATGCAGGTACAGTTCCAGTTGAGCAGGCACACATTTCATTGTCTGGAAAAAACCAAGATGCCGTTATTTCAGTTGCATATGAAACCTTAAAGTCTGTCCttcctttaaagcctggtgcagAAGTGACATTGCCAGTAACCTTAAAAGCCTGGCAACTTGGCCTGGTGGACCCTGATAATGCTGCTGGCAAGAGTGCCTCCGGAAGCACTGGGAGGCAATCCAAGGATGGAATCAGCCCCATACTGTTGATCCATTATACAG GGCCACTGACAAATCCTGGAGAACCGCCAGAAAATGGCTCTTCTGTGCCCCCAGGCAGACGTCTGGTTGTTCCCTTGCACATCTGTGTTTTGCAGGGCTTGTCTCTTGTGAAGGCTCGTTTGCTTTCGATGGAAATTCCTGCACATATTGGTGAAAACCTTCCTAAACCAGTTCGCCTGGACAATGGCTCTACTGAAGAAGTTACTATTTCTGAAAGTAAGGCAGATGGACTGGTAAAGATTGATCCTTTCAGAGGAAGTTGGGGACTGCGGTTTCTTGAACTTGAGTTGTCTAATCCAACAGATGTTGTATTTGAGATTAGTGTCTCTGTCCAGCTGGAAAACTCTAGTGATGTGGATAACCCTTCTGTTGATCAAGATGCTGCTGAATTGGGTTATCCTAAAACAAGAATTGATAGAGACTACTCTGCCAGGGTATTAATACCCCTGGAGCATTTTAAGTTGCCTGTTCTTGATGGTTCTTTCTTTGTGAAGGATTCTCAGGCAGATGGGACTTCCAGTGGTAGAACTTTGAGCTTTTCTGATAAGACTTCCAAGGCCGAATTAAATGCTTCTATTAAGAACTTGATTTCTAGAATAAAGCTGAGGTGGCAATCTGGGCGGAACAGCTCAGGagaattaaatattaaagatgCGATACAGGCAGCCCTTCAGACATCTGTTATGGACATACTGCTCCCAGATCCATTAACGTTTGGCTTCAAGCTTTCTAAAAATGGTGCTGGACATGCTGCAAAACTTGATTCACCAAAGGAGTCCAATGTTCAAGTTCCTTCCACATCTAAAGGGTCTGTACTGGCACATGACATGACCCCTATGGAAGTTCTGGTTCGCAATAACACCATGGAAATGATCAAGATGCGTTTTAGTATTAGATGCAGAGACGTAGCCGGAGCAAATTGTGTTGAGGGTGACAAGGCAACTGTCTTATGGGCTG
- the LOC100259475 gene encoding trafficking protein particle complex II-specific subunit 120 homolog isoform X2: protein MEPDVSIETSSMIRVAVIPVGPVPPNHLRDYSAMLLRHCTISLSTISSFYTEHQKSPFSNQPWDSGSLRFKFMLGGSPSSPWEDFQSNRKILAVIGLCHCPSSPDLDAVVDQFAAACKGYPSALVQRCFGFCPGDSQLEDGSKREGNLILFPPSDRQTQEFHMNTMVQDIAASLLMEFEKWVLQAESAGTILKTPLDSQASLSSEEVIKAKKRRLGRAQKTIGDYCLLAGSPVDANAHYSTALELARLTGDYFWYAGALEGSVCALLIDRMGQKDPILEGEVKYRYNDVISYYRKSFIQDNAQRVSPLSFELEATLKLARFLCRRELAKEVVELLTAAADGAKSLIDASDRLILYVEIARLFGTLGYHRKAAFFSRQVAQLYLQQENGLAAISAMQVLAMTTKAYRVQSRASDSKHSLPSEIGPSYADGGKMHHHSVVSLFESQWSTLQMVVLREILMSSVRAGDPLAAWSAAARLLRCYYPLITPAGQNGLATALKNSSERLPSGTRCADPALPFIRLHSFPLQPSQMDIVKRNPAREDWWAGSAPSGPFIYTPFSKGEPNDTSKQELIWIVGEPVQVLVELANPCGFDLMVESIYLSVHSGNFDAFPIRVNLPPNSSKVITLSGIPTSVGHVTIPGCTVHCFGVITEHLFKDVDNLLHGAAQGLVLSDPFRCCGSAKLRNVSVPQISVVPPLPLLVSRIVGGVGAVILYEGEIRDVWISLANAGTVPVEQAHISLSGKNQDAVISVAYETLKSVLPLKPGAEVTLPVTLKAWQLGLVDPDNAAGKSASGSTGRQSKDGISPILLIHYTGPLTNPGEPPENGSSVPPGRRLVVPLHICVLQGLSLVKARLLSMEIPAHIGENLPKPVRLDNGSTEEVTISESKADGLVKIDPFRGSWGLRFLELELSNPTDVVFEISVSVQLENSSDVDNPSVDQDAAELGYPKTRIDRDYSARVLIPLEHFKLPVLDGSFFVKDSQADGTSSGRTLSFSDKTSKAELNASIKNLISRIKLRWQSGRNSSGELNIKDAIQAALQTSVMDILLPDPLTFGFKLSKNGAGHAAKLDSPKESNVQVPSTSKGSVLAHDMTPMEVLVRNNTMEMIKMRFSIRCRDVAGANCVEGDKATVLWAGVLSGVTMEVPPLQEVKHSFSLYFLVPGEYTLVAAAVIDDPNDILRARARSVSSNEPIFCRGPPFHVRVIGTA, encoded by the exons ATGGAGCCGGATGTCAGCATCGAGACCAGCTCCATGATCCGCGTGGCTGTCATCCCCGTTGGGCCCGTTCCTCCTAACCACCTTCGGGACTACTCCGCCATGCTCCTCCGTCACTGCACCATTTCACTCTCCACCATCAGTTCCTTCTACACAGAGCACCAGAAGAGCCCCTTCTCCAATCAGCCTTGGGACTCCGGCAGCCTTCGCTTCAAGTTCATGCTTGGCGGCTCACCGTCCAGTCCCTGGGAGGATTTCCAGTCCAATCGCAAAATTCTCGCTGTCATCGGCCTCTGTCACTGCCCCTCCTCTCCCGATCTTGACGCCGTTGTTGATCAGTTCGCCGCCGCCTGTAAGGGTTACCCCTCCGCGCTGGTCCAGCGCTGCTTCGGGTTTTGCCCCGGTGACTCTCAG CTAGAGGATGGCAGTAAGAGAGAGGGTAATTTAATACTGTTTCCTCCTTCTGATCGGCAAACTCAGGAGTTCCACATGAACACAATGGTTCAAGATATCGCTGCTTCATTGTTGATGGAATTTGAAAAATGGGTTCTTCAGGCAGAGTCTGCTGGAACGATTCTGAAGACACCTTTAGATTCTCAAGCCAGTCTCAGCTCAGAGGAG GTAATCAAGGCTAAAAAACGAAGGCTTGGCCGTGCACAGAAGACTATAGGTGACTATTGTTTATTGGCTGGATCACCTGTTGATGCCAATGCCCATTATTCTACTGCATTAGAGCTTGCTCGGTTGACAGGGGATTATTTCTGGTATGCTGGAGCCCTGGAGGGTAGTGTTTGTGCTCTACTG ATAGACCGAATGGGCCAAAAGGATCCAATTTTGGAGGGGGAGGTCAAATATCGGTACAATGATGTTATCTCGTATTATAGAAAGTCTTTTATACAAGACAATGCTCAGAG AGTTTCACCCTTGAGCTTTGAACTTGAGGCTACTTTGAAATTGGCAAGGTTTCTTTGCAG ACGTGAGTTGGCTAAGGAGGTAGTAGAATTGTTGACAGCTGCTGCTGATGGTGCAAAATCTTTGATTGATGCCAGCGATCGGCTCATATTATATGTTGAAATAGCCCGTTTATTTGGTACCCTTGGCTATCACCGGAAAGCTGCCTTTTTCTCAAGGCAGGTAGCTCAGTTGTATTTACAACAGGAAAATGGATTGGCTGCTATCAGTGCCATGCAAGTCTTGGCAATGACCACAAAAGCTTATCGTGTTCAAAGTAGAGCATCTGATTCAAAACATTCTCTTCCCTCT GAAATTGGACCAAGTTATGCTGATGGTGGGAAAATGCATCACCACTCAGTAGTCTCATTATTTGAGTCTCAATGGAGCACCCTGCAGATGGTCGTTCTAAGAGAGATACTAATGTCTTCTGTGCGTGCTGGAGATCCTCTTGCTGCATGGAGTGCAGCAGCTCGCCTACTTAGATGTTATTACCCTCTAATTACACCTGCTGGTCAAAATGGCCTTGCTACTGCACTTAAAAATTCATCAGAGAGGCTGCCTTCAGGAACCCGGTGTGCTGATCCTGCCTTACCTTTTATAAG GCTGCATTCTTTTCCTCTCCAGCCCTCACAAATGGACATTGTAAAACGCAATCCAGCAAGAGAAGATTGGTGGGCTGGATCTGCTCCTTCCGGGCCTTTTATTTATACACCATTCAGCAAAGGAGAGCCAAATGATACCAGTAAGCAGGAGCTGATTTGGATTGTTGGAGAACCAGTCCAGGTGCTGGTTGAGTTGGCAAATCCTTGTGGATTTGACTTGATGGTTGAGAGTATATATCTCTCAGTGCATTCAGGAAATTTTGATGCTTTTCCCATTAGGGTTAATCTCCCACCTAATTCATCAAAAGTGATCACCTTATCAGGCATTCCAACTTCTGTGGGACACGTGACAATTCCTGGGTGCACTGTTCATTGTTTTGGTGTCATTACTGAACACCTTTTCAAGGATGTTGACAATCTGCTTCATGGAGCTGCACAAGGACTTGTGCTTTCTGATCCTTTCCGTTGCTGTGGGTCAGCAAAGTTAAGAAATGTATCTGTTCCACAGATTTCTGTAGTGCCCCCATTGCCATTGCTTGTGTCACGCATTGTAGGTGGTGTTGGTGCTGTTATTTTATATGAAGGTGAAATTCGTGATGTATGGATAAGTCTAGCTAATGCAGGTACAGTTCCAGTTGAGCAGGCACACATTTCATTGTCTGGAAAAAACCAAGATGCCGTTATTTCAGTTGCATATGAAACCTTAAAGTCTGTCCttcctttaaagcctggtgcagAAGTGACATTGCCAGTAACCTTAAAAGCCTGGCAACTTGGCCTGGTGGACCCTGATAATGCTGCTGGCAAGAGTGCCTCCGGAAGCACTGGGAGGCAATCCAAGGATGGAATCAGCCCCATACTGTTGATCCATTATACAG GGCCACTGACAAATCCTGGAGAACCGCCAGAAAATGGCTCTTCTGTGCCCCCAGGCAGACGTCTGGTTGTTCCCTTGCACATCTGTGTTTTGCAGGGCTTGTCTCTTGTGAAGGCTCGTTTGCTTTCGATGGAAATTCCTGCACATATTGGTGAAAACCTTCCTAAACCAGTTCGCCTGGACAATGGCTCTACTGAAGAAGTTACTATTTCTGAAAGTAAGGCAGATGGACTGGTAAAGATTGATCCTTTCAGAGGAAGTTGGGGACTGCGGTTTCTTGAACTTGAGTTGTCTAATCCAACAGATGTTGTATTTGAGATTAGTGTCTCTGTCCAGCTGGAAAACTCTAGTGATGTGGATAACCCTTCTGTTGATCAAGATGCTGCTGAATTGGGTTATCCTAAAACAAGAATTGATAGAGACTACTCTGCCAGGGTATTAATACCCCTGGAGCATTTTAAGTTGCCTGTTCTTGATGGTTCTTTCTTTGTGAAGGATTCTCAGGCAGATGGGACTTCCAGTGGTAGAACTTTGAGCTTTTCTGATAAGACTTCCAAGGCCGAATTAAATGCTTCTATTAAGAACTTGATTTCTAGAATAAAGCTGAGGTGGCAATCTGGGCGGAACAGCTCAGGagaattaaatattaaagatgCGATACAGGCAGCCCTTCAGACATCTGTTATGGACATACTGCTCCCAGATCCATTAACGTTTGGCTTCAAGCTTTCTAAAAATGGTGCTGGACATGCTGCAAAACTTGATTCACCAAAGGAGTCCAATGTTCAAGTTCCTTCCACATCTAAAGGGTCTGTACTGGCACATGACATGACCCCTATGGAAGTTCTGGTTCGCAATAACACCATGGAAATGATCAAGATGCGTTTTAGTATTAGATGCAGAGACGTAGCCGGAGCAAATTGTGTTGAGGGTGACAAGGCAACTGTCTTATGGGCTG